A region of Arabidopsis thaliana chromosome 5, partial sequence DNA encodes the following proteins:
- the BBX29 gene encoding B-box type zinc finger family protein (B-box type zinc finger family protein; FUNCTIONS IN: sequence-specific DNA binding transcription factor activity, zinc ion binding; INVOLVED IN: response to cold, regulation of transcription; LOCATED IN: intracellular; EXPRESSED IN: 11 plant structures; EXPRESSED DURING: 4 anthesis, F mature embryo stage, petal differentiation and expansion stage, E expanded cotyledon stage, D bilateral stage; CONTAINS InterPro DOMAIN/s: Zinc finger, B-box (InterPro:IPR000315); BEST Arabidopsis thaliana protein match is: B-box type zinc finger family protein (TAIR:AT4G27310.1); Has 35333 Blast hits to 34131 proteins in 2444 species: Archae - 798; Bacteria - 22429; Metazoa - 974; Fungi - 991; Plants - 531; Viruses - 0; Other Eukaryotes - 9610 (source: NCBI BLink).) produces MGKKKCELCCGVARMYCESDQASLCWDCDGKVHGANFLVAKHMRCLLCSACQSHTPWKASGLNLGPTVSICESCLARKKNNNSSLAGRDQNLNQEEEIIGCNDGAESYDEESDEDEEEEEVENQVVPAAVEQELPVVSSSSSVSSGEGDQVVKRTRLDLDLNLSDEENQSRPLKRLSRDEGLSRSTVVMNSSIVKLHGGRRKAEGCDTSSSSSFY; encoded by the exons atggggaagaagaagtgcGAGTTATGTTGTGGTGTAGCGAGAATGTATTGTGAGTCAGATCAAGCGAGTTTATGTTGGGATTGTGACGGTAAAGTTCACGGAGCTAATTTTCTGGTGGCGAAACACATGCGTTGTCTTCTATGTAGCGCGTGTCAGTCACACACGCCTTGGAAAGCTTCTGGGCTGAATCTTGGCCCAACTGTTTCTATCTGTGAGTCTTGTTTAGCTCGTAAGAAGAATAACAACAGCTCCCTCGCCGGGAGGGATCAGAATCTtaaccaagaagaagagatcattgGTTGTAACGACGGAGCTGAGTCTTATGATGAGGAAAGcgatgaggatgaagaagaagaagaagtggagaATCAGGTTGTTCCGGCTGCGGTGGAGCAAGAACTTCCGGTGGTGAGTTCGTCGTCTTCGGTTAGTAGTGGTGAAGGAGATCAGGTGGTGAAAAGGACGAGACTTGATTTGGATCTTAACCTCTCCGAT GAGGAGAACCAATCTAGACCATTGAAAAGATTATCGAGAGACGAAGGTTTGTCAAGATCAACTGTTGTGATGAATAGCTCAATCGTGAAATTACACGGAGGGAGGAGAAAAGCAGAGGGATGTGATACATCATCGTCGTCTTCGTTTTATTGA
- a CDS encoding hypothetical protein (DUF295) (Protein of unknown function (DUF295); FUNCTIONS IN: molecular_function unknown; INVOLVED IN: biological_process unknown; LOCATED IN: mitochondrion; CONTAINS InterPro DOMAIN/s: Protein of unknown function DUF295 (InterPro:IPR005174); BEST Arabidopsis thaliana protein match is: Protein of unknown function (DUF295) (TAIR:AT5G52940.1); Has 1807 Blast hits to 1807 proteins in 277 species: Archae - 0; Bacteria - 0; Metazoa - 736; Fungi - 347; Plants - 385; Viruses - 0; Other Eukaryotes - 339 (source: NCBI BLink).) — MSLLLRRLSKLCLSKPASVRSSLLLSNGFSSSSLLQSPPCNIIGARRCGPYFGTLIIFNANEDDSTYLEKKVPMELVVYNDATVTIGASHGWVATVNKDDGILRLRDDLNPYASYTDPRSIRLPPLVTLPHCQTQIITNVAMSCSSPEDEDCVVAVKFLGPQLSFCRPARSHSDWTNIRIENPCFFSSRVMFSKKYDMFRIPGSGGHIIGSWDLRRHKHDPVLQRLRFRKLPELPKTKRELLDFCCITEHLVESPAGETFLVKWYRKTAPARKTINGMVKMQTKTVMVFKLDEKGNAVYSQDIGDLYIFLSKSEPFCVPASSFPGMSSNRVEILDVNENVVVDLSDYSMTGGNARFGAPYSIPPQKLD, encoded by the coding sequence ATGTCTCTGCTTCTCAGACGGCTGTCGAAGCTCTGCCTTTCGAAACCTGCGTCCGTTAGGTCTTCTCTACTTCTCTCTAATGGCTTCTCATCATCGTCTTTGTTGCAAAGCCCTCCTTGTAACATAATCGGCGCTCGTCGTTGTGGACCGTATTTTGGAACACTCATCATTTTTAACGCTAATGAAGATGACTCCACTTATTTGGAAAAGAAGGTGCCTATGGAGCTGGTGGTGTATAATGATGCAACTGTAACAATAGGGGCATCTCATGGATGGGTAGCTACTGTGAACAAGGACGACGGCATTCTGCGTCTTCGAGATGATCTAAACCCATATGCATCGTATACAGATCCGAGAAGCATTCGCCTGCCTCCTCTTGTTACTCTGCCTCATTGTCAAACCCAAATCATCACCAACGTGGCCATGTCATGTTCTTCTCCCGAGGATGAAGACTGTGTTGTTGCTGTCAAGTTCTTGGGACCTCAGCTCAGCTTTTGCAGACCCGCTCGAAGTCACTCCGATTGGACCAACATCAGAATCGAAAACCcctgcttcttctcctcccGTGTCATGTTTTCCAAGAAATACGACATGTTTCGCATTCCTGGATCTGGAGGCCACATCATCGGATCATGGGATCTCCGCAGACACAAGCACGATCCCGTATTGCAGAGATTGCGATTCCGAAAACTCCCCGAGCTTCCCAAGACCAAACGGGAGCTTTTGGATTTTTGCTGCATCACCGAACACTTAGTGGAGTCCCCAGCTGGTGAAACATTCTTGGTTAAGTGGTACAGGAAAACTGCACCCGCACGCAAGACTATCAATGGTATGGTgaaaatgcaaacaaaaactGTGATGGTGTTCAAACTTGATGAAAAAGGAAACGCTGTATACAGTCAAGACATTGGGGATCTCTACATTTTCCTCTCAAAGTCTGAACCTTTCTGTGTCCCTGCTAGCTCTTTTCCCGGCATGTCCTCTAACCGCGTCGAGATCTTGGATGTCAACGAAAACGTTGTTGTCGATCTGTCTGATTACTCCATGACCGGTGGAAATGCTCGTTTTGGTGCACCTTACAGTATTCCACCCCAAAAACTAGACTAG
- a CDS encoding wound-responsive protein-like protein (wound-responsive protein-related; FUNCTIONS IN: molecular_function unknown; INVOLVED IN: biological_process unknown; LOCATED IN: endomembrane system; Has 1807 Blast hits to 1807 proteins in 277 species: Archae - 0; Bacteria - 0; Metazoa - 736; Fungi - 347; Plants - 385; Viruses - 0; Other Eukaryotes - 339 (source: NCBI BLink).), whose translation MMKCIWCVVYKISTLVKSGAQGVANHLQHEEKMLVSPDVVSKGGECEVLGHRFIAETTKFHYIRNFYVDRQFELDLQKGREKYKGATRLKKEKKKWERKNKRNQSKSPVKEEGAEPVKEEKEKEEQGTENEEEEEEATETK comes from the exons ATGATGAAATGCATTTGGTGTGTCGTGTACAAAATAAGTACACTTGTCAAATCTGGAGCTCAAGGTGTTGCTAACCATTTGCAACATGAGGAGAAGATGTTGGTTTCACCAGATGTGGTGAGCAAAGGAGGAGAGTGTGAAGTTCTGGGTCATCGTTTCATTGCCGAGACCACAAAATTTCATTACATACGTAATTTCTACG TGGATCGTCAATTTGAGCTTGATCTACAAAAGGGAAGAGAGAAATACAAGGGGGCAACAAGACtcaagaaggagaaaaagaagtgggaaagaaagaataagaGAAATCAATCGAAATCGCCGGTGAAGGAGGAAGGGGCGGAGCCAgtgaaggaggagaaggagaaggaggagcAGGGGACTGAAaatgaggaggaagaggaggaggcgACAGAGACGAAGTAG
- the FQR1 gene encoding flavodoxin-like quinone reductase 1 (flavodoxin-like quinone reductase 1 (FQR1); CONTAINS InterPro DOMAIN/s: NADPH-dependent FMN reductase (InterPro:IPR005025), Flavoprotein WrbA (InterPro:IPR010089), Flavodoxin/nitric oxide synthase (InterPro:IPR008254); BEST Arabidopsis thaliana protein match is: Quinone reductase family protein (TAIR:AT4G27270.1).) has product MATKVYIVYYSMYGHVEKLAEEIRKGAASVEGVEAKLWQVPETLHEEALSKMSAPPKSESPIITPNELAEADGFVFGFPTRFGMMAAQFKAFLDATGGLWRAQALAGKPAGIFYSTGSQGGGQETTALTAITQLVHHGMLFVPIGYTFGAGMFEMENVKAGATASISPRPVHCQHHQEAQGIYCLELKKIMVSIRKKEKNSLVLLFFIFFLFEFGGFCDFSGLIILKYMILFHSNNSYLGFTYR; this is encoded by the exons ATGGCGACTAAAGTATATATCGT GTACTACTCTATGTATGGTCATGTTGAGAAATTGGCTGAAGAAATAAGGAAAGGAGCTGCTTCTGTTGAAGGTGTTGAAGCTAAACTATGGCAG GTACCAGAGACGCTTCACGAAGAGGCACTCTCTAAGATGAGCGCACCACCAAAGAGTGAATCCCCAATCATAACCCCGAATGAGCTAGCTGAAGCTGATGGGTTTGTCTTTGGTTTCCCAACAAGATTTGGTATGATGGCTGCTCAGTTCAAAGCCTTTTTGGATGCAACCGGTGGACTCTGGAGGGCTCAGGCACTCGCCGGTAAACCAGCTGGTATCTTCTACAGCACTGGCTCTCAAGGTGGTGGCCAAGAAACCACAGC ATTGACGGCAATAACTCAGCTGGTTCACCACGGGATGTTATTTGTCCCAATCGGTTACACATTTGGCGCGGGAATGTTCGAAATGGAGAATGTGAAAG CTGGAGCTACAGCAAGCATTTCACCAAGGCCAGTACATTGCCAGCATCACCAAGAAGCTCAAGGGATCTACTGCTTAGAGCTTAAAAAGATTATGGtatcaataagaaaaaaagaaaaaaacagtttggttctgcttttttttatattctttctctttgaatTTGGGGGCTTTTGTGATTTTTCGGGTTTAATTATCTTAAAATACATGATATTATTTCACAGCAATAATTCTTATCTTGGTTTTACGTATAGATGA
- the PBP1 gene encoding pinoid-binding protein 1 (pinoid-binding protein 1 (PBP1); CONTAINS InterPro DOMAIN/s: EF-Hand 1, calcium-binding site (InterPro:IPR018247), EF-HAND 2 (InterPro:IPR018249), EF-hand-like domain (InterPro:IPR011992); BEST Arabidopsis thaliana protein match is: Calcium-binding EF-hand family protein (TAIR:AT4G27280.1); Has 1807 Blast hits to 1807 proteins in 277 species: Archae - 0; Bacteria - 0; Metazoa - 736; Fungi - 347; Plants - 385; Viruses - 0; Other Eukaryotes - 339 (source: NCBI BLink).) — protein sequence MASPKSSTRPNQENQEPQFQDFFPTMAGKLGGEGLIEEICKGFELLMDKDKGVITFESLRRNASTVLGLGDLTDDDVRYMINEGDFDRDGALNQMEFCVLMFRLSPELMEASRCVVTEVIEEEFYRH from the coding sequence atggCATCTCCTAAATCCTCAACAAGaccaaaccaagaaaaccaaGAACCTCAGTTCCAAGATTTCTTCCCAACAATGGCAGGAAAACTCGGTGGAGAAGGTCTGATCGAAGAGATTTGCAAAGGGTTCGAGCTTCTTATGGACAAAGACAAAGGAGTCATCACATTCGAGAGCTTACGAAGAAACGCATCGACGGTTCTTGGACTCGGAGATCTAACGGACGACGATGTTCGATATATGATCAACGAAGGAGATTTTGATCGAGACGGTGCGTTGAATCAGATGGAGTTTTGTGTGCTCATGTTTAGACTTAGTCCTGAATTGATGGAAGCGTCACGGTGTGTTGTGACGGAGGTGATCGAGGAAGAGTTTTACCGGCATTGA
- the FQR1 gene encoding flavodoxin-like quinone reductase 1 (flavodoxin-like quinone reductase 1 (FQR1); FUNCTIONS IN: FMN binding, oxidoreductase activity, acting on NADH or NADPH, quinone or similar compound as acceptor; INVOLVED IN: oxidation reduction, response to auxin stimulus; LOCATED IN: plasma membrane, vacuole, membrane; EXPRESSED IN: 25 plant structures; EXPRESSED DURING: 15 growth stages; CONTAINS InterPro DOMAIN/s: Flavoprotein WrbA (InterPro:IPR010089), NADPH-dependent FMN reductase (InterPro:IPR005025), Flavodoxin/nitric oxide synthase (InterPro:IPR008254); BEST Arabidopsis thaliana protein match is: Quinone reductase family protein (TAIR:AT4G27270.1); Has 1807 Blast hits to 1807 proteins in 277 species: Archae - 0; Bacteria - 0; Metazoa - 736; Fungi - 347; Plants - 385; Viruses - 0; Other Eukaryotes - 339 (source: NCBI BLink).) yields the protein MATKVYIVYYSMYGHVEKLAEEIRKGAASVEGVEAKLWQVPETLHEEALSKMSAPPKSESPIITPNELAEADGFVFGFPTRFGMMAAQFKAFLDATGGLWRAQALAGKPAGIFYSTGSQGGGQETTALTAITQLVHHGMLFVPIGYTFGAGMFEMENVKGGSPYGAGTFAGDGSRQPTELELQQAFHQGQYIASITKKLKGSTA from the exons ATGGCGACTAAAGTATATATCGT GTACTACTCTATGTATGGTCATGTTGAGAAATTGGCTGAAGAAATAAGGAAAGGAGCTGCTTCTGTTGAAGGTGTTGAAGCTAAACTATGGCAG GTACCAGAGACGCTTCACGAAGAGGCACTCTCTAAGATGAGCGCACCACCAAAGAGTGAATCCCCAATCATAACCCCGAATGAGCTAGCTGAAGCTGATGGGTTTGTCTTTGGTTTCCCAACAAGATTTGGTATGATGGCTGCTCAGTTCAAAGCCTTTTTGGATGCAACCGGTGGACTCTGGAGGGCTCAGGCACTCGCCGGTAAACCAGCTGGTATCTTCTACAGCACTGGCTCTCAAGGTGGTGGCCAAGAAACCACAGC ATTGACGGCAATAACTCAGCTGGTTCACCACGGGATGTTATTTGTCCCAATCGGTTACACATTTGGCGCGGGAATGTTCGAAATGGAGAATGTGAAAGGTGGAAGCCCATATGGAGCTGGAACATTTGCAGGAGACGGTTCAAGGCAGCCAACAGAGCTGGAGCTACAGCAAGCATTTCACCAAGGCCAGTACATTGCCAGCATCACCAAGAAGCTCAAGGGATCTACTGCTTAG
- a CDS encoding hypothetical protein (DUF630 and DUF632) (Protein of unknown function (DUF630 and DUF632); INVOLVED IN: N-terminal protein myristoylation; CONTAINS InterPro DOMAIN/s: Protein of unknown function DUF630 (InterPro:IPR006868), Protein of unknown function DUF632 (InterPro:IPR006867); BEST Arabidopsis thaliana protein match is: Protein of unknown function (DUF630 and DUF632) (TAIR:AT1G21740.1); Has 1807 Blast hits to 1807 proteins in 277 species: Archae - 0; Bacteria - 0; Metazoa - 736; Fungi - 347; Plants - 385; Viruses - 0; Other Eukaryotes - 339 (source: NCBI BLink).), with protein MGIVASKGDSNTPLLNLCKERKELIKAARDARYHLARSHLLYFKSLLDFSKALKQFLHKDLVVIPYSDDDSSSSDIICSGSDSDSDTDSDSDSDSDCIVCDQPQTAPLSNNDDQSQRKPVVGDGTCGASNNGQEGMEKSREGLGFEGTQFVSDPSEDEMKSSQHPYDILGFYKSVYNMQQCEIIELDHRDDEVESDGFREIREREGIPDLEPESDYNSLIRKNKKKNKKKKKKKNVRESSSVASEIDKRDVEANTCNGQVADETDNSNEACAQETENTPEIVTEEVTRSDEEVEVVARSDEEVSDEAYESSSSCFSESSGSGLTDLRKVVERINSICGKAAGNSEVSELLEVSRVVYHQPLGSQFKGFASRVIGSSGTTTRDLVLKRRFRLDDLAVSLSMTLEKLYMWEKKLHAEVTAEEKLRVAYEKAYKILNNLDQNGAESSELYEAETLVKLHLSKVNVSVRAVESISMRIHKIRDEELSFQVIEIINGFKTMWRFLAKCHHKQFRVIARSKSCVHIVENGSSSRKATQQVEKQIRRYRESLKGYIDAHRGFVKLLNEWLNRIIMEDDETETEAPEIFRVCSEWLREIENVDTIKVLSVVEEMRLRFQGLGFKQVEEEKQRMRTERLSKELEKKTKELEEIRGTRGSSPTSNMVEPELLFLRESVTQETEKHERLIRELNDAVSMSLQECMVPVFEALGDFCFANFKAYQNIVIVTT; from the coding sequence ATGGGTATCGTTGCTTCCAAGGGAGATAGTAATACTCCATTGTTGAATCTATGTAAGGAGAGGAAGGAATTGATCAAAGCAGCTAGAGATGCTCGTTATCACTTAGCGAGATCTCATCTTCTTTACTTTAAATCTCTTTTAGATTTCAGCAAAGCTCTTAAACAGTTTCTTCATAAGGATTTGGTTGTGATTCCGTATTCCGATGATGATTCGTCTAGTAGTGATATAATTTGTTCTGGATCAGATTCAGACTCGGATACGGATTCTGATTcagattctgattctgattgtATAGTCTGTGATCAACCTCAAACAGCTCCGTTGAGCAATAATGACGATCAGAGTCAGCGAAAACCCGTGGTTGGTGATGGAACTTGCGGTGCAAGTAACAATGGTCAAGAGGGTATGGAGAAGTCAAGAgaaggtttagggtttgaggGGACACAGTTCGTTAGTGATCCAAGTGAAGACGAGATGAAAAGTTCGCAACACCCTTATGATATACTCGGTTTCTACAAATCCGTGTATAACATGCAGCAGTGCGAAATTATCGAACTGGATCATAGAGATGATGAGGTTGAGAGTGATGGATTTAGAGAAATTAGGGAGAGAGAAGGGATTCCTGATTTGGAACCTGAAAGTGATTATAATAGTCTGATAaggaagaataaaaagaagaataaaaagaagaagaagaagaagaatgttagAGAAAGCTCTTCTGTTGCAAGTGAAATTGATAAGCGAGATGTTGAAGCGAATACTTGTAATGGTCAAGTTGCAGATGAGACTGATAATTCTAATGAAGCTTGTGCGCAAGAGACAGAAAACACTCCAGAGATTGTTACGGAAGAAGTGACGAGATCAGATGAGGAAGTTGAAGTAGTGGCAAGATCAGATGAGGAAGTTTCTGATGAAGCGTatgagtcttcttcttcttgtttttcgGAATCTTCTGGTTCGGGTTTGACGGATCTAAGGAAGGTAGTGGAAAGGATCAATAGTATATGCGGGAAAGCTGCGGGTAATAGTGAAGTCTCTGAGTTGCTTGAAGTAAGCAGAGTTGTTTATCATCAACCTTTAGGATCTCAATTCAAGGGATTTGCTTCAAGAGTAATTGGTAGTTCCGGGACTACGACTCgtgatttggttttaaagcGCCGTTTTCGCTTAGATGATCTCGCTGTTTCACTCTCTATGACATTAGAGAAGCTTTATATGTGGGAAAAGAAGCTTCACGCAGAAGTTACAGCTGAAGAAAAGCTTAGGGTTGCTTATGAAAAAGCGTACAAGATTCTGAACAATCTTGATCAAAACGGAGCAGAATCTAGTGAGCTTTACGAGGCGGAAACTTTGGTTAAACTCCATTTATCTAAGGTTAATGTTTCGGTTCGAGCGGTTGAATCGATTTCGATGAGAATTCATAAGATAAGAGACGAAGAGCTTTCGTTTCAAGTGATTGAGATCATTAACGGATTCAAAACAATGTGGAGATTCTTGGCGAAATGTCACCATAAGCAGTTTCGAGTGATTGCGAGAAGCAAGTCTTGTGTTCACATTGTTGAAAACGGATCGAGCTCCAGGAAAGCCACGCAGCAAGTCGAAAAACAGATTAGAAGATACAGAGAATCTTTGAAAGGTTACATTGATGCACACAGAGGTTTCGTTAAGCTTTTAAACGAATGGCTTAACCGAATCATCATGGAGGACGATGAAACCGAGACTGAAGCTCCTGAGATATTTAGGGTTTGCAGCGAGTGGttaagagagattgagaatgtGGATACGATTAAAGTGTTGAGTGTTGTTGAAGAAATGAGATTAAGATTTCaagggttagggtttaagcaagtagaggaagagaaacagaggatgagAACAGAGAGATTGTCTAAGGagttagagaagaagacgaaggagTTGGAGGAGATTCGGGGAACGAGAGGTTCTAGTCCGACGTCGAATATGGTTGAACCggagttgttgtttttgagagagagtgtgacgcaagaaacagaaaaacatgAGAGATTGATAAGAGAGTTAAACGACGCCGTATCGATGAGTTTGCAAGAGTGTATGGTTCCTGTCTTTGAGGCTTTgggagatttttgttttgctaattttAAAGCATATCAGAACATTGTAATCGTTACCACATAA